A region of the Peredibacter starrii genome:
ACCGTCGAGGCCTTGTCTACAATTCTGTCGGCGAAAATATATGCGGCCTCATTCACCATTGGAAGGAACAAGCGCATTTGAATTTCCATTTCGTCTTTACGAATTTTCTTCTGTGGAAGAAGTTTTGCAATGTCAGGGTTCTTCCCTGTTACCTTGCCTTTTTCATCGTAAAGGTAGAAACCTTTACTGTTTTTCTTACCAAGTAGTTTGGCATCGTAAAGTTTTCCGGCAAGTGAACTTGGATTCGCTCTCGCACCAAGACCATCTTGCATGATCTTCCCTACTTTCACACAAACATCGAGACCAATCTCATCCATCAGACGACATGGGCCCATCGGCATACCAAAGTTAAGAGCGGCCTCATCAAGCGCCTCAACTGAAACACCTTCCTCAAGAAGGAAAGCAGCTTCATTTAAGTATGGAGCAAGAATACGGTTCACAAGGAAACCTGGTCCGTCTTTTACCACAATCGGAGTTTTCTTTGCGTCCAGTGTCCACTTAACAAGTGAATCAATCGTTTCTTTCGATGCACGCTCGTGAGTGATGATCTCAACCAACGGCATTTTGTTAACTGGATTAAAAAAGTGAAGACCTGCGAAGCGCTCTGGCTTTCTAAGCGCCTTACTCATTTCTTCAACTGAAAGTGAAGATGTGTTTGAAGTCAGAAGTGCATCTGGACGAACATATTCTTCTAGTTCAGCGAATACTTTCTTTTTTAGATCCATGTTTTCAACCACTGCTTCCACCACCAGGTCAACGGCCTTAAAGCCCTCGAAGTTAAGTGTCGGCTCAATTGAGCGCATTTTGCGATTGAATTCATCCTCAGTCATTTTTCTCTTCTTAAGAGCACCAGAGAAATTCTGAGAGGCCTGTTTAAGACCAAGTTCCAAAGCGGCCGGAGTGATGTCCTTCATAAGCGGAGCTTGATTTGATTGAGCGAACAACCAGGCAATACCACCACCCATAACACCTGCACCAAGAACTGCCCCTTTCTTGACCGTCGGAAGCTTGTCTTTGTTTTCAAGTTTCTTCGTATTATCAGTCAGGAAGAAGATGTGCTGAAGATTTTTAGACTGCACACTTTGAGAAAGTTCAGCGAACGCCTGTGCTTCAAGAGTTAAATAATCTGTGCGGTTCTTACCAGCACCCGATTCTAGAACTTCAAGAATCTTAAGTGGAGCTGGGTAGAAACCTTTTGAAGTCTCGAGAACTTTTTCACGTGCCTTTTGAAAGATAATCTTACGAGTCAGGAAGTTATCCATCGCGGCCGCACTCATCTCTTCCTTCATTGATTTCTTCTTACCTGTCTTTTTCTCAAGGAGATAAGTCTTCGCTAGTTCCTGCATACGCTCAGTCGGTAACATCGCATCTGCCAGACCCATCTTAAGGGCATTTTTCCCTCTGATCTGACGACCAGTAAGAATCATATCCATGGCGGTTGTAAGACCAACTTTCTTCGGAAGACGGTACGTACCACCAAAACCTGGAAGAACTCCCAACATCACTTCAGGAAGACCTAAAGCAGTCTTTGGAGAATCCGAGATAAAGATTTTTTTACAAGCAAGTGAAAGCTCAAGACCACCACCAAGACAAATGCCGTCTACAAGAGCAACTGTCGGCATTTTAAGATCATCAAGAGCATTAAATATTGAGTGAGCTTCATCCAAAGCGCGAAGTGCTTCGGCCTCAGACTTAAGACCATTAATCACAGAAATATCTACACCAGCAAGAAACACACCTGGCTTATGAGAAAAGAACACCAGACCTTTAACGGCGTTCTTCTTATCTAGTTCAGCGGCCTCAAGAATTGCTTTTTTAAGCTCTTCCAGAGTTTCTTTAGTGAAAGTCGTCATGGACTTCTTTTCGAACTTCCCGAAACCCACCCACATCAATTCATTTTTAATTTCAACCGTAAGAATTTGGTAACTCATAGTGAACTCCAATTACACTTTTAGGTTTTCGATAACGACAGCTCCACCTTGACCGCCACCAATACAAAGAGTCGCCAGACCATATTTTTCTTTACGACGCTTTAATTCGTGAGCAAGAGTCACTACCAGACGAGAACCAGTTGAACCAACCGGGTGACCTAAAGCAATACCACCACCATTCACGTTTAGTTTTTCAAGTGGAAGTTCGCCAATCACTTCATCGATGCCCCAACGGCTTGAGAGAGATTTATCTTTCATTACTTTTTGACAAGCAAGAACCTGGGCCGCGAAAGCTTCATTCAATTCAAAGAGATTAATGTCTGACATCTTAAGACCCGTGCGCTTAAGAACACCGTGAGTAGCAAGCACAGGACCTAGACCCATTCTTTCTGGCTCTAGACCATGGAAGTGGTAATCCACCATTCGGGCCATTGGCTCAAGATTATATTTCTTAACTGCTTCCTCAGAAGCAAGTAACCACATTGAACCACCATCAGTAATCGGACAAGCGTTACCAACAGTCACCGTCCCGGTTTCTTTTTCAAAGTAAGGCTTAAGTTTTCCCAGACCTTCAACAGTTGAATTCGCGCGGAAACCAAGATCATCAGCAATCATCTTATCGAGCTTGTTACCAGCAGTGATTGGAAGAATCTCTTCACGGAACCTTCCTTCTTTCGTGGCGGCTGCGGCCTTGTGGTGAGACATGTTGGCGAACTCATCTTGTTCACGACGAGAAATACCTAATTCGCGAGCAAGAGTTTCTGCTGTTTGCCCCATATTTCTTCCACAGAAAGGATCTGTCAGACCTTGCTCAATGGCGATAACAGGAGCAAGGAAGTTCGGACGGAAAGTTGAGAACACTTTTAGCTTTTGAGCTGTTGATTTTGCTTTCATAAGCTCAACGAAGAAATTCGTCATTTCTTTGTTATAAAGGAGTGGCATCTGAGACATGCTCTCTACACCACCGGCAAAAATCAGATGATTTCTACCAGAAGCAATTTTATCGTAAGCTTGAGAGAGAGCTTCCATTCCCGAAGCACAGTTACGGTGAACAGAATATCCAGAAGTTTTCTTATGAAGACCGGCCTCTAATGCAATCACGCGACCTACGTTAGGATATTTTGCCGGAGTTCCAGTGTTACCCACAATCACTTCATCAATTTGATCCAGAGGAAGTGCATACTTGTCCACCAAGTGACGAATCAAATAGTGACCAAGATAAGGAGCAGCGATGTCTTTAATTTCTGCACCAGCTTTTACCTGCGGAGTGCGCTTACCATCAACGAGATATACGGGTTTCATATGAATTCCTTTTCATAGGGATTTTGAATGATTAAGACAGGAATATTTTAAATCAGGAATGATGAGAGATTAAGACAAAAGCAAAATGGTCGGGCATAAAAAAAGGCCCCGTTAGGAGCCTTTTTTCGAGGGGAGTATCATCAGGTGATGGAGTCTAAAAAAGGACAACAAGACCTGCAAAAACTGATAGTGCGTTAGCTGAAGTAATGTCTTTACCAAGATCTTTTAGACGCTGCTCGTCTGGCGAGTTGAAAGAGTTGTTCTTGCTCTTGCTTGAACCACTGCTTAAACCAGTTGAATAAGCGGCCTCAAGGTTAAGACCGAAACCACGAGTGATCATAATTTCAGAACCGGCCATTAGAGTTCCGTTAAAGAAATTTGCTGTGTGCTCTTCGTTACCAAAGTTCTGCTGACCATACATTGGGTTATAGTAAGAGTACGGGTTGTTCTCAGAATACTTAAGACTCGCACGCTGGTAACCAGCACCAAATCCAAGATACGGACGGAAACGCTCACCGTTAGTGATAAAGAACTTACCATAAAGATCTAGACCCATTGATTTATACTGGATCTCACGACCTTGCTGACCATAGTAACCATAATAACCTTGGTTAAGATTATAAGTGTTTCCACCAAAGTCATTCGTGTTCAACTGAGCATAGTTAACACCAACACCGATTGAGAAACGAGAGTTGATATTTGACTCTAGACGAAGACCGGCAGCAAGTGATGCTTCAAGTTCTTCTTTCTCACCTTGGTATGAAGTACCACCAGCATAAGGAAGAAGTTTGATTGTTTCAAATGAACCAGTTTGTACCGCAGGAGCTACTTCTGCAGTAGACACTACAGGAGCTGCTTGCTGAACCTGAATTTGTTGTTCAACTTCCGGCTCTGCTTCTGCACGCTTTTGTTTGTTCTTCAGATATTTATTTTTGTAAGGGTCACATTCAGCAGAATCTGACTCTTCCATAATACAACGAAGTTTTTTCTGATTCTCTTCGTA
Encoded here:
- a CDS encoding 3-hydroxyacyl-CoA dehydrogenase NAD-binding domain-containing protein, which translates into the protein MSYQILTVEIKNELMWVGFGKFEKKSMTTFTKETLEELKKAILEAAELDKKNAVKGLVFFSHKPGVFLAGVDISVINGLKSEAEALRALDEAHSIFNALDDLKMPTVALVDGICLGGGLELSLACKKIFISDSPKTALGLPEVMLGVLPGFGGTYRLPKKVGLTTAMDMILTGRQIRGKNALKMGLADAMLPTERMQELAKTYLLEKKTGKKKSMKEEMSAAAMDNFLTRKIIFQKAREKVLETSKGFYPAPLKILEVLESGAGKNRTDYLTLEAQAFAELSQSVQSKNLQHIFFLTDNTKKLENKDKLPTVKKGAVLGAGVMGGGIAWLFAQSNQAPLMKDITPAALELGLKQASQNFSGALKKRKMTEDEFNRKMRSIEPTLNFEGFKAVDLVVEAVVENMDLKKKVFAELEEYVRPDALLTSNTSSLSVEEMSKALRKPERFAGLHFFNPVNKMPLVEIITHERASKETIDSLVKWTLDAKKTPIVVKDGPGFLVNRILAPYLNEAAFLLEEGVSVEALDEAALNFGMPMGPCRLMDEIGLDVCVKVGKIMQDGLGARANPSSLAGKLYDAKLLGKKNSKGFYLYDEKGKVTGKNPDIAKLLPQKKIRKDEMEIQMRLFLPMVNEAAYIFADRIVDKASTVDVGMIYGTGFPPFRGGLCKWADQEGLDQIAERLSNFAKDVNQDRYQIAPFLSMMINDKKKFYDL
- a CDS encoding thiolase family protein, producing MKPVYLVDGKRTPQVKAGAEIKDIAAPYLGHYLIRHLVDKYALPLDQIDEVIVGNTGTPAKYPNVGRVIALEAGLHKKTSGYSVHRNCASGMEALSQAYDKIASGRNHLIFAGGVESMSQMPLLYNKEMTNFFVELMKAKSTAQKLKVFSTFRPNFLAPVIAIEQGLTDPFCGRNMGQTAETLARELGISRREQDEFANMSHHKAAAATKEGRFREEILPITAGNKLDKMIADDLGFRANSTVEGLGKLKPYFEKETGTVTVGNACPITDGGSMWLLASEEAVKKYNLEPMARMVDYHFHGLEPERMGLGPVLATHGVLKRTGLKMSDINLFELNEAFAAQVLACQKVMKDKSLSSRWGIDEVIGELPLEKLNVNGGGIALGHPVGSTGSRLVVTLAHELKRRKEKYGLATLCIGGGQGGAVVIENLKV
- a CDS encoding outer membrane beta-barrel protein; the protein is MKSRNLLVLALALSFASAYAQQGEEQVLNSAPINVDGYLAEDKPVTDGELEQIRGELKKQKMGTQLNKEKAKDLGKLTNQTEKLLDSQDEYIDQKIESTQAIKEFNNKYEENQKKLRCIMEESDSAECDPYKNKYLKNKQKRAEAEPEVEQQIQVQQAAPVVSTAEVAPAVQTGSFETIKLLPYAGGTSYQGEKEELEASLAAGLRLESNINSRFSIGVGVNYAQLNTNDFGGNTYNLNQGYYGYYGQQGREIQYKSMGLDLYGKFFITNGERFRPYLGFGAGYQRASLKYSENNPYSYYNPMYGQQNFGNEEHTANFFNGTLMAGSEIMITRGFGLNLEAAYSTGLSSGSSKSKNNSFNSPDEQRLKDLGKDITSANALSVFAGLVVLF